A single window of Fervidicoccus fontis Kam940 DNA harbors:
- a CDS encoding tungsten cofactor oxidoreductase radical SAM maturase, with protein MSKGERKLETDYTLELWDSTVFLRPSLNMKYLYIELTTRCNLKCKMCFKQYWEDKEGDMDYNLFLKILNDTQEFPSIKMIFLGGIGEPTVYPKFTDAVKEIKDRGYALGLSTNGTLLNKSLIDFLINEQVDLIYFSMDALPVQSNQVRLGHVTSEITGANIKKIIEEKKRRVLPKPSISVEVVATKENYKQLPEMAKYLNELGVDSMLISNLLPMTEEQVNDIVYDGKVDMSKIVDELEKISSYGIYIKIPYFELKTERRCEFDENNAVVIRWDGEVSPCYRFLHTYYEYIFGRKKKVNAYSFGNVKNRSLKDIWLDPKYSKFRFVMKNYMYPSCTDCPLRNACDFVKTSDIDCWGNEPSCADCLWSRRLIFCPIPQYMYGKYF; from the coding sequence ATGAGTAAAGGCGAGAGAAAATTAGAGACCGATTATACATTAGAATTATGGGATTCGACTGTTTTTTTAAGACCTTCGCTTAACATGAAGTACCTATATATTGAGCTAACTACGAGGTGCAATTTGAAGTGCAAAATGTGCTTTAAGCAGTATTGGGAAGATAAAGAAGGTGATATGGACTATAATCTCTTCTTAAAAATATTGAACGATACACAGGAATTTCCAAGCATAAAAATGATCTTTCTTGGTGGAATAGGAGAGCCTACCGTATATCCGAAATTTACCGATGCAGTTAAAGAAATAAAAGATAGAGGCTATGCTTTAGGGCTTTCAACTAATGGAACGCTTTTGAATAAATCTTTAATAGACTTTCTTATCAATGAGCAAGTTGATCTCATTTATTTTTCAATGGATGCCCTTCCTGTTCAGTCAAATCAGGTTAGATTGGGGCATGTGACTTCAGAAATAACAGGTGCAAATATCAAGAAAATAATTGAGGAGAAAAAAAGACGTGTACTTCCAAAGCCTTCTATCAGCGTGGAAGTTGTCGCAACGAAAGAAAACTATAAGCAGTTGCCAGAAATGGCAAAATATCTAAATGAATTAGGAGTTGATTCGATGCTTATATCGAATCTCTTGCCAATGACTGAAGAACAGGTGAACGATATCGTCTATGACGGGAAAGTAGACATGAGTAAAATAGTTGATGAACTGGAAAAAATATCATCTTATGGAATTTATATAAAGATCCCCTACTTTGAGTTAAAAACTGAGAGGAGATGCGAATTTGATGAGAACAATGCAGTTGTAATTAGATGGGATGGCGAGGTCTCGCCTTGTTACAGGTTCCTTCATACTTACTATGAATACATATTTGGAAGGAAGAAAAAGGTTAATGCTTATTCTTTCGGAAATGTGAAGAATAGGAGCCTTAAGGATATATGGCTCGATCCTAAATACTCGAAGTTCAGATTTGTCATGAAAAACTATATGTATCCTTCGTGTACTGATTGCCCACTGAGAAATGCTTGCGATTTCGTAAAAACAAGCGATATAGACTGCTGGGGTAATGAGCCCAGCTGTGCTGATTGTCTTTGGTCAAGAAGACTGATTTTCTGCCCTATTCCTCAATATATGTACGGAAAGTACTTTTAA
- the speB gene encoding agmatinase: protein MWKLRALKKFPFGGLYKNKEETKISLIGAPLDLTNSHAPGTYLAPEAIRRIAESLEWYSLLYEGDFSENGIYDEGDLVLFPGKVRENIDLISESLLDIKEEKRIPFMLGGEHTVTLASSKLLDEDTLLVVFDAHFDLRDEYLNSNITHATVMRRIVDNFEPKNLLFIGTRAVSQEELDFVKKNQIEYITSRRIWLYGISEFARNIERKLEKFGKIYVSIDIDAVDPGYAPGVSTPEPLGIDPHMFFGLLDPLVNEKLIGLDIVEVNPIRDAGEATSALAAKIVIESAIKLNKIYNKR from the coding sequence ATGTGGAAACTTAGAGCCTTAAAAAAATTTCCCTTTGGCGGACTCTATAAAAATAAAGAAGAAACAAAAATCAGCTTAATAGGCGCACCATTAGATTTGACAAATTCACATGCACCGGGTACATATCTTGCACCTGAGGCCATAAGGAGAATTGCTGAAAGCCTTGAATGGTATTCGCTTCTCTATGAAGGAGACTTTTCTGAAAATGGAATTTATGATGAAGGAGATTTGGTGCTTTTTCCCGGAAAAGTGAGGGAAAATATAGATCTTATTTCAGAGTCGCTATTAGACATTAAGGAAGAAAAAAGAATTCCTTTTATGCTTGGCGGAGAGCATACCGTGACACTCGCTTCTTCAAAACTGCTTGATGAAGACACTTTGTTGGTTGTGTTCGATGCCCATTTTGATTTGAGGGACGAGTATTTGAATTCAAACATAACACACGCGACAGTAATGAGAAGAATAGTTGATAATTTCGAACCAAAAAATTTACTTTTTATCGGAACGAGAGCTGTTTCTCAAGAAGAACTGGATTTTGTAAAGAAGAATCAGATTGAATATATAACAAGCAGAAGGATCTGGCTGTATGGAATAAGCGAGTTTGCGAGGAACATTGAAAGAAAGTTGGAAAAATTTGGAAAAATTTATGTTTCCATAGATATAGATGCGGTAGATCCTGGTTACGCACCTGGGGTGAGCACTCCTGAACCTTTGGGGATAGACCCGCACATGTTTTTTGGACTACTGGATCCTCTTGTTAATGAGAAGCTAATAGGATTAGATATAGTAGAAGTGAATCCAATTAGAGATGCAGGAGAGGCAACAAGTGCTCTAGCAGCAAAAATTGTGATAGAATCTGCTATAAAGCTTAATAAAATCTATAACAAAAGATAA
- a CDS encoding prolyl oligopeptidase family serine peptidase, which translates to MGLKIEDLEKITFVSDPKISPDGKKVAFVTTKPSISDNKYYSKLWIYDIEKDEYYHVTNGPSDFSPFWAGDSNKILFLSRRSIKENEEGLELWVLDLKNKTEPRLVFKYEKGFQIFGHHPSKDKVLISLPTLKKKEEIKIIDEVPFWFNGQGYIYGERNALYFLDLNNGNLEKLTEGNEEIGFAQISPDGKKIAYISAEDHMRPYKTDIKLINLQTGEVTKLTQGQFSIEDLAWDPNSSKIAFRASDFTHGLNSHIKLWIMDLSSGQIKKITLSDWDIANNMNSDVRGPSSQGKLQWSEKWLYFPFNRGRIVSLYRTDGIGRIEPAVEGEFTVEDFTSFKDRVALTIMSSTRPAELYIYENKELRKVTSFNDEVIEKAKIQAPEYFRFTASDGNIIDGWVLKPTTFKEGEKYPAILYIHGGPATAYGESFMHEFHVLSDAGFAVIYFNPRGSAGYTEDFKDMRGKYGTRDYQDLMEGLDYAIKNFSFIDENRLGVAGGSYGGFMTNWIIGHTNRFKAAVTQRSISNWISFYGTSDIGYYFAEDQIGGDLGKDLWTGNLIEVYWDRSPLKYVNNVKTPTLILHSDEDYRCWIDQAYQLFTALKLKGVETKLVIFPGENHELSRKGKPKNRVERLNQIVSWFKKYL; encoded by the coding sequence ATGGGACTTAAGATAGAAGATCTTGAAAAGATAACATTCGTATCAGATCCGAAGATTTCTCCTGACGGAAAGAAGGTCGCTTTTGTCACAACAAAGCCCTCCATTTCTGACAATAAATACTACTCGAAACTTTGGATATATGACATTGAAAAAGATGAATACTATCACGTAACAAACGGACCGTCGGATTTTTCCCCATTCTGGGCAGGAGATTCGAACAAGATCCTTTTCCTATCTAGAAGATCGATAAAAGAAAACGAAGAGGGACTAGAGCTTTGGGTTCTCGATTTAAAGAACAAAACGGAGCCTAGATTGGTGTTCAAATATGAAAAAGGCTTCCAGATATTCGGGCATCACCCTTCAAAAGATAAGGTCTTAATAAGCCTACCGACGCTTAAAAAGAAAGAAGAGATAAAAATAATAGATGAAGTTCCTTTTTGGTTCAATGGTCAAGGATATATATATGGAGAAAGGAATGCGCTTTACTTTTTAGATCTGAACAATGGGAATCTAGAAAAGCTTACTGAGGGAAATGAAGAAATAGGTTTTGCTCAAATTAGCCCTGATGGAAAGAAAATTGCTTACATTTCTGCGGAAGACCATATGAGGCCTTACAAAACGGATATAAAGCTAATTAATTTGCAAACAGGAGAAGTAACAAAGCTCACTCAGGGACAGTTTTCGATTGAAGATCTAGCCTGGGATCCAAATTCTTCTAAAATAGCTTTTAGAGCTAGCGATTTCACCCATGGTCTAAATTCCCATATAAAGCTTTGGATAATGGATCTATCAAGCGGACAAATAAAGAAGATTACTTTAAGCGACTGGGACATTGCAAATAATATGAATTCTGATGTTAGAGGTCCCTCCTCTCAGGGAAAGCTCCAATGGAGCGAGAAATGGCTCTATTTCCCGTTCAATAGAGGAAGAATAGTTTCCCTTTATAGAACTGATGGTATAGGAAGGATTGAGCCAGCCGTAGAAGGTGAATTTACGGTTGAGGACTTTACATCGTTTAAAGATAGAGTGGCTTTAACAATAATGAGCTCTACGAGACCTGCAGAGCTGTACATTTATGAAAACAAAGAGTTGAGAAAAGTTACGAGCTTTAATGATGAAGTTATAGAAAAAGCTAAGATTCAGGCTCCCGAGTACTTCAGGTTTACTGCTTCTGATGGGAACATCATAGATGGATGGGTTCTCAAGCCAACAACATTCAAAGAAGGTGAAAAGTACCCGGCTATATTATACATTCACGGCGGACCTGCAACTGCATATGGCGAGAGCTTCATGCATGAGTTCCACGTACTATCTGATGCGGGGTTTGCGGTAATCTACTTCAATCCCAGAGGAAGCGCAGGATATACCGAGGACTTCAAGGATATGAGAGGAAAATATGGTACAAGAGACTATCAGGATTTAATGGAAGGACTAGATTACGCGATTAAGAACTTTTCCTTCATTGATGAAAATAGGCTTGGAGTTGCTGGAGGAAGCTATGGCGGGTTCATGACAAATTGGATAATTGGTCATACTAATAGGTTCAAAGCGGCAGTAACTCAGAGGTCAATAAGCAACTGGATAAGCTTCTATGGAACTTCTGATATAGGCTATTACTTCGCTGAAGATCAAATAGGAGGAGACTTAGGGAAGGATCTATGGACAGGTAACTTAATAGAAGTATATTGGGACAGAAGTCCATTGAAATATGTCAACAATGTCAAGACACCAACACTTATCCTTCATTCAGATGAGGACTACCGGTGCTGGATAGATCAAGCATACCAACTATTCACAGCATTAAAGCTTAAAGGTGTGGAAACCAAGCTCGTAATATTTCCAGGTGAAAACCACGAGCTCTCAAGAAAGGGCAAACCTAAAAACAGAGTTGAAAGGCTCAATCAAATAGTTTCATGGTTTAAAAAATACCTCTAA
- a CDS encoding MoaD/ThiS family protein: MVKVRLFAMLYELTNKKELEVENANTVREIIEKLDSMYPGFKGFLEKGYLILVNGINIVHLNDLDTKVNDTDVVSIFPKVGGG, encoded by the coding sequence ATGGTTAAGGTAAGACTTTTCGCAATGCTCTATGAATTAACTAATAAGAAAGAGCTTGAAGTAGAAAATGCAAACACTGTCAGAGAAATTATAGAAAAACTTGATTCGATGTATCCAGGCTTCAAAGGATTTCTTGAAAAAGGCTACCTTATATTGGTTAATGGAATAAACATTGTACATTTAAATGACCTCGATACAAAAGTTAATGACACCGATGTAGTGAGCATATTTCCTAAAGTAGGCGGAGGGTAA
- a CDS encoding aldehyde ferredoxin oxidoreductase family protein — translation MYGNWGKILRVNLTEKEIKVDTYEEEVARKWLGSRGLGIYLLLKEMDPKVDPLGPENKLIIAAGPLTGTPAPTGGRYNVITKSPLTGYITFSNSGGYFGAELKKAGYDAIVVEGASDKPVYLYINDEHVELRDASHLWGKKMSETEAIIKKELNEEHLRVAGIGPAGENLVRFANIMNDVHRAAGRGGPGAVMGSKKLKAIAVKGSKEIPVADKNKFMNVVREKVNKIRNDPVGGGGLPKYGTAVLVNIINENGLYPTRNFQTGVFQYAYEQSGEALAEKYLVRNNPCFACPIGCGRVTKLPTVGQTEGPEYETIYALGSTLGINDLATIVETNHLADEYGLDTISLGGTIATAMELYEKGYIKEEDLQKGPPLRWGNTEVLHYYIEKIVKKEGFGKELAEGGYRLAKKYNAEQYFMGVKKLELPAYDPRGAEGHGLGYATNNRGGCHVKNYMISPEILGYPYKMDPHDISDAKINMLLLFQHLTAIIDSAGLCLFTTFGLGADDYTDLLNAALGWNLKTEDYLKIGERIWNAERLFNLKAGLDPLKEDTLPKRFLEEPMPEGPNKGRVVRLKEMLPRYYKMRGWTEDGRIPREKLKELELEQFA, via the coding sequence ATGTATGGGAATTGGGGTAAGATTTTAAGGGTAAATCTTACTGAGAAAGAGATAAAAGTTGATACTTATGAAGAGGAAGTAGCTAGGAAATGGCTCGGCAGTAGAGGACTTGGAATTTATCTACTTCTAAAAGAAATGGATCCGAAGGTTGATCCGCTCGGTCCAGAAAACAAGCTTATTATTGCTGCAGGACCGTTAACAGGGACACCGGCTCCTACTGGAGGTAGGTACAACGTTATAACCAAGAGTCCTTTAACAGGATACATAACGTTCTCTAATTCAGGAGGGTACTTTGGAGCTGAGCTTAAAAAGGCTGGATATGATGCGATTGTCGTTGAAGGAGCCTCAGACAAGCCCGTTTATCTATACATAAATGACGAACATGTAGAGTTGAGGGACGCATCTCATCTGTGGGGCAAAAAAATGAGCGAAACAGAGGCAATAATAAAGAAGGAGCTGAATGAGGAACACTTGAGGGTTGCAGGAATTGGCCCAGCTGGTGAAAATCTGGTGAGATTTGCGAACATTATGAATGACGTGCACAGGGCAGCTGGAAGAGGAGGGCCAGGGGCAGTTATGGGTAGCAAAAAGCTCAAGGCCATTGCTGTTAAGGGTAGCAAGGAAATCCCCGTAGCAGATAAGAACAAGTTTATGAATGTCGTGAGGGAAAAGGTCAACAAAATTAGAAATGACCCTGTAGGCGGAGGAGGTCTTCCAAAGTACGGGACCGCAGTTCTCGTCAATATAATAAACGAGAATGGTCTATACCCAACAAGGAACTTCCAGACAGGAGTTTTCCAATATGCATATGAGCAGAGCGGAGAAGCGCTTGCAGAGAAATATCTTGTAAGGAATAATCCGTGCTTTGCATGCCCAATAGGATGCGGAAGAGTTACAAAGCTCCCAACAGTTGGTCAAACAGAAGGTCCAGAATATGAGACGATCTATGCTTTAGGCAGCACGTTGGGAATAAATGATCTTGCCACAATAGTTGAAACCAATCATTTAGCGGATGAATACGGCCTTGATACTATATCTCTTGGAGGGACCATTGCTACAGCTATGGAGCTATATGAAAAAGGATATATTAAGGAGGAAGATTTACAGAAAGGTCCTCCGCTTAGATGGGGCAACACCGAAGTACTTCACTATTATATTGAAAAAATTGTGAAGAAAGAAGGTTTTGGAAAAGAGCTCGCAGAAGGAGGATATAGGTTAGCAAAGAAATATAATGCCGAGCAGTATTTTATGGGAGTAAAGAAATTGGAGCTTCCAGCATATGATCCCAGAGGGGCAGAGGGACATGGCTTGGGGTATGCAACGAATAATAGAGGAGGATGCCATGTAAAGAACTACATGATTAGCCCTGAAATTCTGGGATATCCGTACAAGATGGATCCCCACGATATTAGCGATGCAAAAATAAACATGTTGCTTCTATTCCAGCACCTCACTGCAATTATTGACTCTGCAGGTCTCTGCCTCTTTACGACATTCGGGCTCGGTGCGGATGATTATACCGATCTACTCAATGCTGCACTTGGATGGAACCTGAAAACGGAAGATTATTTGAAGATCGGAGAGAGGATTTGGAACGCAGAAAGACTATTCAACCTCAAAGCAGGTCTCGATCCGCTAAAAGAGGATACATTGCCAAAGAGGTTCTTAGAAGAACCTATGCCTGAAGGTCCAAACAAAGGAAGAGTCGTCAGGTTAAAAGAAATGCTTCCGAGATACTACAAGATGAGAGGATGGACCGAAGACGGGAGGATTCCAAGAGAAAAGCTTAAGGAATTGGAATTGGAGCAGTTTGCTTAA
- a CDS encoding DUF371 domain-containing protein: MREIKLIVAASDWIVAYGHYNVLATHRTTFEITKDNYLTKRGNCIIGIKSSKSLKDLSEDMKNNLRNSNTIVRLILYVDGKSDAVTCMGNENLILNSDSKIIVRKSGYIDGSTLCINADKSSNELSREVVKKLREGKKVTLGLIVYSLSLH; encoded by the coding sequence TTGAGAGAAATAAAACTCATCGTAGCAGCCAGTGATTGGATCGTCGCTTATGGACATTACAATGTCTTAGCTACCCACAGGACAACTTTTGAAATTACAAAGGATAATTATCTTACAAAAAGGGGAAATTGCATAATAGGTATAAAGTCATCGAAATCATTAAAAGATCTTTCTGAAGATATGAAAAATAACCTGAGGAATTCTAATACAATAGTGAGATTAATTCTATATGTAGATGGAAAGAGTGATGCCGTAACGTGTATGGGCAATGAAAACCTCATACTCAACAGCGATTCGAAAATAATTGTAAGAAAAAGTGGCTATATCGATGGCTCGACGCTATGCATAAATGCAGATAAGTCTTCGAATGAGCTAAGCAGAGAAGTCGTAAAAAAATTAAGAGAAGGTAAAAAGGTCACTTTAGGATTGATTGTATACTCATTATCACTTCATTGA
- the moaA gene encoding GTP 3',8-cyclase MoaA, translating to MQNDKLVDRFGRKVDSFRASITSRCNFSCIFCHHEGLTAIPRDELLSPDDYGFLSLVAKKFGIVNYKLTGGEPLVRKDAHEIVRALNENGLHVTMSTNGYFLKEKSKDLSEAGLERANVSLHSLNLGTFSYLTGTNGKYLEKVIEGINEALSYGIDIKLNFILMNSNKNELKSIVDFASSKGVNLNLIELIPLGTPKNVYEREHFQVKSGFEYLEKVSVKKYIREFQNRPVYVLPNGVEVTVIIGYGNPYLCSKCSRLRLTPEGRIKTCIFVEDKYVDILKEIKNRDEDGVAEGLRKAVLLREPYFKFGGEKNVHQNG from the coding sequence TTGCAAAACGATAAATTGGTCGATAGATTCGGAAGGAAAGTTGATAGCTTTAGAGCTTCAATTACATCTCGATGCAACTTCTCCTGTATCTTCTGCCACCATGAAGGGTTGACTGCAATACCTAGGGATGAGCTTCTTTCTCCAGATGACTATGGCTTTCTATCTCTAGTTGCAAAGAAGTTCGGAATAGTTAATTATAAACTTACAGGTGGAGAGCCTCTAGTGAGGAAGGACGCGCATGAAATTGTTCGTGCTTTAAATGAAAACGGCCTTCATGTAACTATGTCGACAAACGGATATTTTCTCAAGGAAAAATCAAAAGATCTCTCTGAAGCTGGTCTGGAGAGGGCGAATGTGAGTCTTCACTCTCTAAACCTGGGAACATTTTCGTACCTTACTGGAACAAATGGGAAATATCTGGAGAAGGTCATTGAAGGGATTAATGAAGCTTTAAGCTACGGTATAGACATCAAGCTCAACTTCATACTGATGAACTCCAACAAAAATGAGCTTAAGTCAATAGTTGATTTTGCATCAAGCAAAGGCGTTAATTTGAACTTAATAGAACTTATTCCCTTAGGCACTCCGAAAAATGTATACGAAAGGGAGCATTTTCAAGTTAAAAGTGGATTTGAATATCTTGAAAAAGTTTCCGTAAAAAAATATATAAGAGAATTTCAAAACAGGCCTGTATATGTTTTGCCCAATGGAGTAGAGGTTACAGTAATTATAGGATATGGGAATCCTTATCTTTGTAGCAAATGCTCGAGACTGAGGCTAACACCTGAAGGAAGAATTAAAACCTGTATTTTCGTTGAGGACAAGTATGTTGACATACTTAAAGAAATAAAAAATAGAGATGAAGACGGTGTTGCTGAAGGATTGAGGAAAGCCGTTTTATTAAGGGAGCCGTATTTCAAATTTGGAGGTGAAAAAAATGTGCACCAAAATGGTTGA
- a CDS encoding AEC family transporter — translation MAFDLVPVLESIALLFAIMFAGFFYKRLFINYNWYPATAKILFNIVYWVLTPLTFINNFSESGIMSVLIFPFVAITTFVLIAGVIICKMSFKDKETKYVVLINSVNQNNLFIGYPVLYSAFRNATMSLYFGLISFIYAILIPDIIGSGKVLSKRIILNPVILGFFMGNVIHYATPYIASNIPILLFWAPKALVYLSIFVMGMQLTFGTDVFRGSFRKAFYVMAFMRFVLNPIVYLPYIYIFHISQLYRYETILLGIMPPATLNTIMALKYNWHPNFTASSTLILTIISLILATILIMLFGII, via the coding sequence ATGGCGTTCGATTTAGTACCTGTGCTAGAGTCTATAGCATTGCTTTTTGCAATTATGTTTGCAGGCTTTTTCTACAAGCGTCTTTTCATAAACTATAACTGGTATCCAGCAACGGCAAAAATACTTTTCAATATTGTTTACTGGGTGCTCACCCCTTTAACATTCATAAACAATTTTTCAGAAAGCGGAATTATGAGTGTGCTCATTTTTCCCTTTGTAGCAATAACTACATTCGTTCTAATTGCAGGGGTAATTATTTGTAAAATGTCGTTCAAAGATAAAGAAACGAAATATGTAGTTCTAATAAATAGCGTCAACCAAAACAACTTATTTATAGGATATCCTGTCCTATATTCAGCTTTTAGAAATGCAACTATGTCTTTATATTTTGGGCTAATATCGTTTATATATGCAATACTTATTCCAGATATTATAGGAAGCGGTAAAGTGTTATCAAAACGGATTATCTTGAATCCTGTGATCTTGGGATTTTTTATGGGAAACGTTATACACTACGCTACTCCATATATCGCTTCAAATATTCCGATTCTGCTTTTCTGGGCTCCAAAAGCCCTTGTCTATTTATCAATATTTGTAATGGGAATGCAACTAACTTTCGGTACAGACGTATTTAGAGGGAGCTTCAGAAAAGCGTTTTATGTTATGGCATTCATGAGGTTTGTCCTAAATCCAATAGTCTACCTTCCATATATTTATATATTCCATATTTCACAGCTCTATAGGTATGAAACAATATTGCTTGGGATAATGCCACCCGCAACGCTAAATACGATAATGGCTTTAAAATATAACTGGCACCCAAACTTCACAGCTTCGTCAACGCTCATATTGACAATAATCAGCTTAATATTGGCAACAATTTTGATTATGCTTTTTGGAATAATCTAA
- the moaC gene encoding cyclic pyranopterin monophosphate synthase MoaC produces MCTKMVDISEKESVYREAMATGFIKLKKETLELMKSGRVEKGDVFSVSTISSIIGVKKTPELLPLTHNIPITNVDTKYEFEEDGIRVYVTVRSVSKTGVEMEALVGVASALLNIWDMVKKYEKDENGQYPTTEIREIKVVKKIKK; encoded by the coding sequence ATGTGCACCAAAATGGTTGACATTAGCGAGAAGGAAAGCGTTTACAGAGAAGCGATGGCAACTGGATTTATAAAATTAAAGAAAGAGACACTTGAACTCATGAAAAGCGGAAGAGTTGAAAAGGGAGATGTATTCTCGGTTTCGACAATTTCTTCAATTATAGGAGTGAAGAAGACTCCCGAGCTCCTCCCTCTTACTCACAACATACCTATAACTAATGTCGATACAAAGTATGAATTTGAGGAAGATGGAATTAGAGTCTATGTTACAGTAAGAAGTGTCAGTAAAACTGGAGTTGAAATGGAAGCACTTGTAGGTGTTGCGAGTGCACTCTTAAACATATGGGACATGGTTAAAAAATATGAAAAGGATGAAAATGGTCAGTATCCAACAACAGAGATAAGGGAAATTAAAGTAGTTAAAAAGATTAAAAAGTAA
- a CDS encoding protein-L-isoaspartate(D-aspartate) O-methyltransferase, producing MKEKEWVIKNLESEGFRIPEKVRRAFLKVDRKLFVPQQYEDMANADTPLPIGYGQTISAMHMVLIMTTLLDPEVGDKVLEVGTGSGYQAAILAEIVAPSNTEIKKSGHVYTVERIKELAEFAKENLKKAGYCDRVTVFVGDGSQGLKEFSPYDRIIVTAASPKVPESLKDQLKVGGTLVIPIGSIEFQSLYVIRKNSEKTFNIKKSISCVFVPLIGKEGFDEK from the coding sequence ATGAAGGAAAAAGAATGGGTAATAAAAAATTTGGAAAGCGAAGGATTTAGAATTCCAGAAAAAGTTAGAAGGGCTTTTCTAAAGGTTGACAGAAAGCTCTTTGTTCCTCAGCAATATGAAGATATGGCCAATGCAGATACTCCATTGCCTATAGGATATGGACAGACTATAAGCGCTATGCACATGGTCTTAATAATGACAACTCTACTTGATCCTGAAGTTGGAGATAAAGTCCTCGAAGTTGGAACGGGTAGCGGGTATCAAGCAGCCATTCTCGCAGAAATAGTAGCACCAAGTAACACAGAAATTAAAAAATCGGGTCATGTATATACTGTAGAAAGAATTAAAGAACTTGCTGAGTTCGCTAAAGAAAATTTAAAAAAGGCAGGCTATTGTGATAGAGTCACCGTTTTTGTAGGAGACGGCTCTCAAGGGTTGAAAGAATTTTCGCCCTATGATAGAATTATTGTAACCGCAGCCTCTCCAAAAGTTCCTGAAAGCCTAAAGGATCAGTTAAAAGTAGGAGGAACTTTGGTAATACCAATAGGTAGCATAGAATTTCAGTCGCTTTATGTAATTAGAAAAAATTCTGAAAAAACCTTCAATATTAAAAAAAGTATTTCGTGTGTTTTTGTTCCTCTTATAGGAAAAGAGGGGTTCGATGAAAAATAA
- a CDS encoding class I SAM-dependent methyltransferase produces MSQNQLSNNKNLDSSSSFLVIGDIALVNLKNENEIDRGKELAEKILRVNKYIKSVYGKIGTEGEFRVPKIIHLLGEKKTETIAKEYGLLFYVDISKVYYNPRLAEEHHYISQISEDGEVVLDLFSGIGGFSIHLAAAKRAIVFANDINPYAIKFLNASVLLNKKKIIGEVIASNLEANKLLLMMSKKAKFDRIIMNNPTMIEGFLQNVNAVVKTGTTLHIYALIVKDKLEEKVKGIASLIKSSRIDYIKEAIEYSPSKSIYRIDISVQ; encoded by the coding sequence ATGTCTCAAAACCAACTTTCTAACAATAAAAACCTAGATAGCAGTTCAAGCTTCTTAGTGATAGGAGACATTGCATTAGTAAATTTAAAAAATGAAAATGAGATTGATCGTGGAAAGGAGCTCGCTGAGAAGATATTGAGAGTGAACAAATATATAAAAAGTGTTTATGGTAAAATTGGAACTGAAGGAGAATTTAGGGTTCCAAAGATAATACATTTGCTCGGGGAAAAAAAGACGGAGACAATAGCAAAGGAATACGGGCTCCTCTTCTATGTAGATATTTCAAAGGTATATTACAATCCGAGACTTGCAGAAGAGCATCACTATATATCACAAATTTCAGAAGATGGGGAGGTTGTGCTTGACCTTTTTTCAGGAATTGGAGGCTTCTCCATACATTTGGCTGCAGCAAAAAGAGCTATTGTCTTCGCAAACGACATAAATCCATATGCAATAAAGTTCTTAAATGCTTCAGTTTTGCTCAATAAAAAGAAGATAATTGGAGAGGTAATAGCTTCAAACCTCGAGGCTAATAAACTGCTTTTAATGATGAGCAAGAAAGCTAAGTTTGACAGAATAATAATGAATAATCCGACAATGATCGAAGGTTTTCTTCAAAACGTTAATGCCGTTGTAAAAACAGGGACAACGCTTCATATATATGCCCTTATAGTAAAGGACAAACTTGAAGAAAAAGTTAAGGGGATTGCGTCTTTGATCAAATCTTCAAGGATAGATTATATAAAGGAGGCAATCGAATACTCTCCGTCAAAATCTATCTACAGAATAGATATATCAGTTCAATGA